The following coding sequences lie in one Miscanthus floridulus cultivar M001 chromosome 9, ASM1932011v1, whole genome shotgun sequence genomic window:
- the LOC136482000 gene encoding CBBY-like protein isoform X2 codes for MSMAAAAAAAASSTMLRASNISVARPVPVTAGQQLIPSGVACCIRTVSGRRAAVARAAAAGDGGAPASALPAVLLFDCDGVLVDTEKDGHRISFNEAFAERELGVSWDVELYGELLKIGGGKERMTAYFNQTGWPAKAPKTDEERKEFIASLHKRKTELFMALIEKKLLPLRPGVQRLIDEALGKAVKVAVCSTSNEKAAIYILAATTLGVDPQSCVVVEDSTIGLAAAKAAGMKCIVTKSGYTAEEDFETADAVFDCIGDPPEVRFDWDFCANLLQKQYVS; via the exons ATGTCAATggcggcagccgccgccgccgcggcatcATCCACGATGCTGCGGGCAAGCAACATCTCTGTCGCGCGCCCCGTCCCAGTCACCGCCGGTCAGCAGCTCATCCCAAGCGGCGTTGCCTGCTGCATCCGCACCGTGAGTGGGCGGAGAGCAGCGGTCGCGCGCGCGGCAGCGGCAGGCGATGGGGGTGCGCCGGCCAGTGCCCTTCCGGCGGTGCTGTTGTTCGATTGCGACGGTGTGCTGGTGGACACCGAGAAGGACGGCCACCGCATCTCCTTCAACGAAGCATTCGCCGAG AGGGAATTAGGTGTGAGTTGGGATGTTGAACTGTATGGAGAATTGCTCAAGATAGGTGGTGGAAAGGAAAG GATGACAGCTTACTTCAACCAGACAGGATGGCCAGCCAAAGCACCAAAGACTGATGAGGAAAGAAAGGAGTTCATTGCTTCTCTTCACAAGAGGAAAACAGAATTATTCATGGCCCTAATTGAGAAAAAGTTGCTTCCTCTCCGTCCAGGTGTTCAAAG GTTAATCGATGAAGCTTTAGGAAAGGCAGTTAAAGTTGCAGTGTGCAGTACATCAAATGAGAAAGCT GCAATCTACATATTAGCAGCAACTACACTCGGAGTTGATCCACAAAG CTGTGTTGTTGTTGAAGACAGTACTATAGGGCTTGCAGCGGCAAAAGCTGCCGGCATGAAGTGTATCGTAACAAAAAGCGG CTACACTGCAGAAGAGGACTTTGAGACAGCGGATGCTGTGTTCGATTGCATTGGTGACCCACCAGAAGTGCGCTTCGATTGGGATTTCTGTGCCAACTTGCTCCAGAAACAATATGTAAGCTGA
- the LOC136482000 gene encoding CBBY-like protein isoform X1: MSMAAAAAAAASSTMLRASNISVARPVPVTAGQQLIPSGVACCIRTVSGRRAAVARAAAAGDGGAPASALPAVLLFDCDGVLVDTEKDGHRISFNEAFAERELGVSWDVELYGELLKIGGGKERMTAYFNQTGWPAKAPKTDEERKEFIASLHKRKTELFMALIEKKLLPLRPGVQRLIDEALGKAVKVAVCSTSNEKAVSAIVSYLLGPDRGEKITIFAGDVVPRKKPDPAIYILAATTLGVDPQSCVVVEDSTIGLAAAKAAGMKCIVTKSGYTAEEDFETADAVFDCIGDPPEVRFDWDFCANLLQKQYVS, encoded by the exons ATGTCAATggcggcagccgccgccgccgcggcatcATCCACGATGCTGCGGGCAAGCAACATCTCTGTCGCGCGCCCCGTCCCAGTCACCGCCGGTCAGCAGCTCATCCCAAGCGGCGTTGCCTGCTGCATCCGCACCGTGAGTGGGCGGAGAGCAGCGGTCGCGCGCGCGGCAGCGGCAGGCGATGGGGGTGCGCCGGCCAGTGCCCTTCCGGCGGTGCTGTTGTTCGATTGCGACGGTGTGCTGGTGGACACCGAGAAGGACGGCCACCGCATCTCCTTCAACGAAGCATTCGCCGAG AGGGAATTAGGTGTGAGTTGGGATGTTGAACTGTATGGAGAATTGCTCAAGATAGGTGGTGGAAAGGAAAG GATGACAGCTTACTTCAACCAGACAGGATGGCCAGCCAAAGCACCAAAGACTGATGAGGAAAGAAAGGAGTTCATTGCTTCTCTTCACAAGAGGAAAACAGAATTATTCATGGCCCTAATTGAGAAAAAGTTGCTTCCTCTCCGTCCAGGTGTTCAAAG GTTAATCGATGAAGCTTTAGGAAAGGCAGTTAAAGTTGCAGTGTGCAGTACATCAAATGAGAAAGCT GTTTCAGCAATAGTGTCATACTTACTAGGGCCTgatagaggtgaaaagattaCCATATTTGCTGGAGATGTGGTTCCTCGCAAAAAACCTGACCCT GCAATCTACATATTAGCAGCAACTACACTCGGAGTTGATCCACAAAG CTGTGTTGTTGTTGAAGACAGTACTATAGGGCTTGCAGCGGCAAAAGCTGCCGGCATGAAGTGTATCGTAACAAAAAGCGG CTACACTGCAGAAGAGGACTTTGAGACAGCGGATGCTGTGTTCGATTGCATTGGTGACCCACCAGAAGTGCGCTTCGATTGGGATTTCTGTGCCAACTTGCTCCAGAAACAATATGTAAGCTGA